TTTTCAAAAATATAGGTGCTATCTGTTTTTGTTAATTTAAAATCAACGGGGTTGCCTGAATTTTGTTTAAGAACAGTTGCGGAATAAAGTATTTCCTTACCTACTTTTCTTATGTCCAAGTATTCAGAAATTAGCATTTGTCCGTCCTTAAGTTTATAAGAAAATCCTTTTAGTGTGTTTTCATTCAGTTTGTCCCAATGTTCATAAACTTCTTTGTTTTCCATTTTCCAAGTTCCTAACAAAAAGTCAGGCAAAATTGATTGAGCAAAAGTCAGCTCAACAGTAAAAAATACTAATAGCGTTAGAGTGTATTTCATTGTCTTTCTATGTTTATTGTTGTGTCGTTTTACCATTACCCATAACGTTTTTCAGCTATACGCAGGCAGGGCATTTTACCATTGAACTTCCTACGAAGAACTGAACTTTAAATTTAGCACTTTCCTGTCCTACGAAGCACGAAACCCCTGCTTGCGTATAGGTGATGTTAGCGGGTCGTTGTTATTCTTTTCCAGTCATAAATATCAGTGTCAGTCTTTGTTCACTTGATAATTCAGCAGTGCAATACCACATTCAAATGGAATTGCTTTTATCAGTTTTAAATTTTGTTTCTCTGAAAGATTTCTAAAAATTGGCATACCGTTTCCAATGGCAGATTGATTGACAAATAAATGATACTCGTCAATCAGCCCGTTTTTGACTAATGATGAAACGAAAGTTGCTCCACCATAAACGATAATATCGCCACCAGGTAGAGCTTTTAGTCTTGTGACTTCTTCAACAATATCGCCTTTTGCTAAAGTCGTGTTTTCCCATTTTGAATTATCCAATGTTTTTGTAAAGACGATTTTGGCTGTGTCGGTGTATTTTTTACCTGATGCTTGTTCTGGATTGCTATGGTCAGCCGCTACACCTGCCCAATGAGGAATAAAACCTTCGGCAAGGTTTCTGCCCAAAATGATGGTGTCCACAGGTTCTGTAAGTTCGTTTACATACCTTTCGATGTCTTCTGTCCAAGGAAATGTCATCCAGTCCATTTCTCCATTTTCTCCTGCAATGAAACCATCAACGGTTGTTTGCACTTGTAATTTTAATTTTCTCAATGTGTTTTTGTTTTTAGGTTGTTATTAATTTTAAGCTATTTGGAGTTACATTAATTTTATTTTCTCTTATAATGTAGTTGTGTCAATCCAGTTTCAAACGGTTTAACAGACACAAACTCAAGAGCCTGCTCGGGTCTGCCATCCTTAAAAAGTCTTGTTCCGTTACCAACCAAAATCGGTATTACCGAAATTATTAGCTCGTCTATTAAATCGTGTTTCAAAAGTTCATTTATTACTTCTGCACCACCGTCACAATAAATGTTTTTCCCTTTTCTAGATTTTAGTCGTTTGACTAACTCAGTTATGTCTCCAGTGTAAAAAACCGTTCTGCCGATTTGAGGTCTTTCAGTT
This window of the Ignavibacteriota bacterium genome carries:
- a CDS encoding dihydrofolate reductase, coding for MSRKVILYIATSLDGYIAKPNDDLSFLKLVEKEGEDYGYAEFTDTIDTLIIGRKTYDYVLKEIGPSHYDNGKRDVYVITRTERPQIGRTVFYTGDITELVKRLKSRKGKNIYCDGGAEVINELLKHDLIDELIISVIPILVGNGTRLFKDGRPEQALEFVSVKPFETGLTQLHYKRK
- a CDS encoding dihydrofolate reductase family protein — protein: MRKLKLQVQTTVDGFIAGENGEMDWMTFPWTEDIERYVNELTEPVDTIILGRNLAEGFIPHWAGVAADHSNPEQASGKKYTDTAKIVFTKTLDNSKWENTTLAKGDIVEEVTRLKALPGGDIIVYGGATFVSSLVKNGLIDEYHLFVNQSAIGNGMPIFRNLSEKQNLKLIKAIPFECGIALLNYQVNKD